The following are from one region of the Salvia hispanica cultivar TCC Black 2014 chromosome 1, UniMelb_Shisp_WGS_1.0, whole genome shotgun sequence genome:
- the LOC125185887 gene encoding tryptophan aminotransferase-related protein 1-like, protein MHRTRRVEDRVGAIVKDPDVAKRMVRFMEISTIGVSKEAQLRAITILEMISTNSCPSNFFEFGRCVMAERWKKLREALQGNDVLQVPDFPPRHCNFKQNYNECHPAYAWMKAQEGVNLEEVMKEERIRVRGGGTFGCPNNYARLSMLGRDKDIDLLLKRLPSIFKRLAL, encoded by the exons ATGCACAGGACACGCAGGGTCGAGGATCGG GTGGGGGCGATAGTGAAGGACCCTGATGTGGCGAAGCGGATGGTAAGATTCATGGAAATCAGCACCATCGGGGTGTCCAAGGAAGCTCAACTCAGAGCTATCACCATCTTGGAAATGATCTCCACCAACAGCTGCCCAAGTAATTTCTTCGAGTTTGGGCGGTGTGTTATGGCTGAGCGATGGAAGAAACTGCGCGAAGCTCTTCAGGGAAATGATGTTTTGCAGGTCCCTGACTTTCCTCCTCGACACTGCAACTTCAAACAAAACTATAACGAATGCCATCCAG CTTACGCCTGGATGAAGGCCCAAGAGGGAGTCAATCTAGAAGAGGTAATGAAGGAGGAGAGAATTAGAGTACGGGGAGGCGGGACTTTCGGGTGCCCCAACAATTATGCTAGGCTTAGTATGTTGGGCAGGGATAAAGACATTGATTTGCTTCTAAAGAGGCTTCCCTCCATTTTTAAACGCCTAGCTCTTTGA